In Candidatus Nitrosotenuis uzonensis, one DNA window encodes the following:
- a CDS encoding Hsp20/alpha crystallin family protein has product MTKNNSQKQTELVPVWPINWTSLDRAFDNFRREFERSLSAFPTIQTMLPRPASMTCDIADEGDRYVIKLDVPGVKKNEIKLNASDNSLEVSAQHKEEEEEKKKNYVRKERSEISYYRTIPLPEKILSSKAQAKLVDGVLNITVPKAVPTPKPKSSPVQVQ; this is encoded by the coding sequence ATGACAAAAAATAACTCACAAAAACAGACTGAACTTGTCCCTGTATGGCCAATCAACTGGACAAGCCTTGATAGAGCATTCGACAACTTTAGAAGAGAATTTGAAAGATCACTTAGCGCATTTCCTACAATTCAAACAATGCTTCCAAGACCCGCTTCAATGACCTGTGATATCGCAGATGAAGGTGACAGATACGTCATAAAGCTTGACGTTCCTGGCGTAAAAAAGAACGAGATTAAACTCAACGCCTCTGATAATTCACTTGAAGTATCAGCACAACACAAAGAAGAGGAGGAAGAAAAAAAGAAAAACTATGTCAGAAAAGAAAGAAGTGAAATTTCATACTATAGAACAATACCTCTACCTGAAAAGATATTATCATCCAAAGCACAAGCGAAACTTGTAGATGGAGTTCTTAACATAACAGTACCAAAGGCAGTTCCAACACCAAAGCCGAAAAGCTCTCCAGTACAAGTCCAGTAA
- a CDS encoding Hsp20/alpha crystallin family protein: MKINWIDDDFLHLPILQFGDDLEQKILSPLSYIREHESKWVLEFDLPLVEKKDIAVSIDSNETLVVEAKLKEVYTDSKGGRQYQFEYFKKSLPIPKNVDVEEISARFSDGRLTITMPKSFQGNPINIE; the protein is encoded by the coding sequence TTGAAAATTAATTGGATTGATGATGATTTTCTGCATTTGCCTATTTTGCAATTCGGTGACGACCTTGAACAAAAAATATTGAGTCCTCTATCATACATTAGAGAACATGAATCAAAATGGGTCCTAGAATTTGATCTCCCATTAGTTGAAAAAAAAGACATAGCAGTAAGCATTGATTCCAACGAGACGCTGGTGGTAGAAGCAAAACTAAAGGAAGTATATACTGATTCCAAGGGAGGACGACAATATCAGTTTGAATATTTCAAAAAAAGCCTACCAATCCCAAAAAATGTAGATGTGGAAGAGATCTCTGCACGGTTCTCTGATGGAAGATTGACAATAACCATGCCAAAATCATTCCAAGGAAATCCAATTAATATAGAATGA
- a CDS encoding proteasome assembly chaperone family protein codes for MTQKKSNKAKAKSERILLLGFPGNGLIGTFTISYIISHLQMQLVGEINHPEMPPTVFVENGEIIGPIRIYKKGDLYAIIADVPIHPDIAYEFVHSLAEFCKREKISKVIVPSGVDTESVDKKDIKTYGLATDESLEKLLYDNSIPKFLAGSIIGTDAAVISTFRNSRIPLLMLYTSCHPYFPDPQASVHAITSLANVINIQVDTTDIQKRVDYLRIQHRNLMQETLEALYQQEKPAPSNVPPIYR; via the coding sequence TTGACACAAAAAAAATCAAACAAAGCAAAGGCCAAATCCGAAAGAATACTGCTGCTTGGATTTCCAGGAAACGGTCTTATCGGCACGTTCACCATTTCCTACATTATATCGCATCTTCAGATGCAACTGGTAGGGGAAATCAACCATCCTGAAATGCCTCCTACCGTATTTGTGGAAAACGGTGAGATAATAGGGCCAATTAGGATCTATAAAAAAGGCGACCTTTACGCCATAATCGCAGACGTGCCTATCCATCCTGACATTGCATACGAGTTTGTACATTCACTTGCAGAATTCTGTAAGCGTGAGAAAATAAGCAAGGTGATAGTTCCAAGCGGTGTTGACACTGAAAGCGTAGACAAAAAAGACATCAAAACATACGGCCTTGCAACAGATGAATCGCTAGAAAAACTATTGTATGATAACTCCATCCCGAAATTTCTTGCAGGGTCTATTATTGGAACCGATGCTGCAGTAATAAGCACATTCAGAAATTCCAGAATTCCTTTGCTTATGCTTTATACTTCGTGCCATCCATATTTTCCAGACCCGCAAGCATCAGTGCATGCAATTACCTCCCTTGCTAATGTGATAAACATCCAGGTAGATACAACCGACATCCAAAAGCGAGTAGATTATTTGCGAATTCAACACCGCAATCTCATGCAGGAAACACTCGAAGCGCTATACCAACAAGAAAAGCCGGCTCCTTCAAACGTGCCTCCAATATACCGGTGA